A DNA window from Actinomadura coerulea contains the following coding sequences:
- a CDS encoding sterol carrier family protein, with product MPRTPLSPTVLNEQRAALGLAPYTGADEPAALRRAALDTVLAGVEAGGAEPSRPVVRGAVRYLLDRLAELAPGRSVEVRVPPHAAVQCIDGPHHTRGTPPNVVEMDAATWIALATGRLTWEDAAANGLVRASGPRADLTPHLPLPLD from the coding sequence ATGCCGCGAACACCGCTTTCCCCGACCGTCCTCAACGAGCAGCGCGCCGCGCTCGGGCTGGCGCCCTACACCGGCGCGGACGAGCCCGCCGCGCTGCGCCGCGCGGCTCTGGACACGGTCCTCGCCGGCGTCGAGGCGGGCGGCGCCGAACCGAGCCGTCCGGTGGTCAGGGGAGCGGTGCGATACCTGCTCGACCGGCTGGCGGAGCTGGCCCCCGGCCGTTCGGTGGAGGTCCGGGTCCCGCCGCACGCCGCCGTTCAGTGCATCGACGGCCCGCACCATACCCGGGGTACGCCACCGAATGTGGTGGAGATGGACGCCGCCACCTGGATCGCGCTCGCCACCGGCCGCCTCACCTGGGAAGACGCGGCCGCGAACGGACTGGTGCGGGCGAGCGGCCCGCGCGCCGACCTGACGCCCCACCTCCCGCTCCCCCTCGACTGA
- a CDS encoding LamG-like jellyroll fold domain-containing protein, translated as MTRALPEVIPVLIAHWTFDAGTVDGRRAADTAGAAPAAELAEGARIVPGRDGEALSLGEHDRAVIPGAPQLVLSQVFGFGLAFFVRVDEGPTGEWRSVLYKPVAENDARGLGLWLYPDEMRLRVQLFTVKGPHYVDSRTRLTAGDWAHIAFVVDTGGMALYVGGEQDSAVALEHPVVTPAGPIYLGREPAKPGFGGLIDDLRVYASALGHEAVRSLADQPDG; from the coding sequence GTGACGCGCGCCCTACCGGAGGTGATCCCCGTGCTGATCGCGCACTGGACGTTCGACGCCGGCACCGTGGACGGCCGCCGGGCCGCCGACACCGCCGGAGCCGCTCCCGCCGCCGAGCTGGCGGAGGGCGCCCGGATCGTCCCCGGGCGGGACGGGGAGGCGCTGTCGCTCGGCGAGCACGACCGCGCCGTGATCCCAGGGGCGCCGCAGCTCGTCCTCAGCCAGGTCTTCGGGTTCGGCCTGGCCTTCTTCGTCCGGGTCGACGAGGGGCCCACCGGCGAGTGGCGCAGCGTCCTCTACAAGCCCGTCGCGGAGAACGACGCGCGCGGCCTCGGCCTGTGGCTGTACCCGGACGAGATGAGGCTGCGCGTCCAGCTGTTCACCGTCAAAGGGCCCCACTACGTCGACAGCCGCACCCGGTTGACCGCGGGCGACTGGGCCCACATCGCCTTCGTCGTGGACACCGGGGGCATGGCCCTCTACGTCGGGGGCGAGCAGGACTCCGCCGTCGCGCTGGAACACCCCGTCGTCACCCCGGCCGGGCCCATCTACCTGGGCAGGGAGCCCGCCAAGCCCGGCTTCGGCGGCCTCATCGACGATCTGCGCGTGTACGCATCGGCGCTCGGGCATGAGGCCGTCCGGTCCCTGGCGGACCAGCCGGACGGTTAG
- the purF gene encoding amidophosphoribosyltransferase: MPLRDGRLSHDIDPSDRAPQDACGVFGVWVPAEQAARAEVSKLTYYGLYALQHRGQESAGIAVSDGSRIVVFKDMGLVAQVFDESVLNTLRGHIAVGHCRYSTTGSPTWENAQPTFRSTDDGGLALVHNGNLINTPELAARLDPGELTATTDTEVLTALLAARGEGGALEAAREILPATRGAFSLVFMDEGTLYAARDPEGIRPLVLGALEDRGWVVASETAALDIVGARFVREIEPGELIACDGQGVRSERFAEARPKGCLFEYVYLARPDTTIAGRSVQATRVEVGRRLAREHPVEADMVIPTPESGTPAAIGYAEASGIPYGQGLVKNSYVGRTFIQPSQTIRQLGIRLKLNPLREAIEGKRLVVVDDSIVRGNTQRAIVSMLRDAGAAEVHVRISSPPVSWPCFYGIDFATRAELIAGNLSVEEIRDSIGADSLGYISLDELISASHIAKDNLCRACFDGQYPIPVEQDARGKHLLEATR, from the coding sequence GTGCCTCTCCGTGACGGACGTCTGAGCCACGACATCGATCCCTCCGACCGTGCTCCGCAGGACGCCTGCGGGGTCTTCGGCGTCTGGGTCCCCGCCGAGCAGGCGGCCCGCGCCGAAGTGAGCAAGCTCACGTACTACGGGCTGTACGCGCTGCAGCACCGCGGGCAGGAGTCGGCGGGCATCGCCGTCAGCGACGGCTCGCGCATCGTCGTCTTCAAGGACATGGGCCTCGTCGCCCAGGTCTTCGACGAGTCGGTGCTGAACACCCTGCGCGGCCACATCGCCGTCGGCCACTGCCGCTACTCCACGACCGGCTCGCCCACGTGGGAGAACGCGCAGCCCACGTTCCGGTCCACCGACGACGGCGGGCTGGCGCTCGTCCACAACGGCAACCTCATCAACACGCCGGAGCTGGCCGCGCGGCTGGACCCCGGCGAGCTGACCGCCACGACCGACACCGAGGTCCTGACCGCCCTGCTCGCCGCGCGCGGCGAGGGCGGCGCGCTGGAGGCGGCCCGGGAGATCCTTCCCGCGACCCGCGGCGCGTTCTCCCTGGTCTTCATGGACGAGGGGACCCTCTACGCCGCCCGCGACCCCGAGGGCATCCGGCCGCTCGTGCTCGGCGCCCTGGAGGACCGCGGCTGGGTCGTCGCCTCGGAGACCGCCGCCCTCGACATCGTCGGCGCCCGGTTCGTCCGGGAGATCGAGCCCGGCGAGCTGATCGCGTGCGACGGCCAGGGCGTGCGGTCCGAGCGGTTCGCCGAGGCGCGCCCGAAGGGCTGCCTGTTCGAGTACGTGTACCTGGCGCGGCCCGACACGACGATCGCCGGGCGCAGCGTCCAGGCCACCCGCGTCGAGGTCGGGCGGCGGCTGGCCCGCGAGCACCCCGTCGAGGCCGACATGGTCATCCCGACGCCGGAGTCGGGCACGCCGGCCGCGATCGGCTACGCCGAGGCGTCCGGCATCCCCTACGGCCAGGGCCTGGTGAAGAACTCCTACGTCGGCCGGACGTTCATCCAGCCGTCCCAGACGATCCGCCAGCTCGGCATCCGGCTGAAGCTGAACCCGCTGCGCGAGGCGATCGAGGGCAAGCGCCTCGTCGTGGTGGACGACTCGATCGTGCGCGGCAACACCCAGCGCGCCATCGTGTCGATGCTGCGGGACGCGGGCGCCGCCGAGGTCCACGTGCGGATCTCCAGCCCGCCCGTCTCCTGGCCGTGCTTCTACGGCATCGACTTCGCGACCCGGGCCGAGCTGATCGCCGGGAACCTGTCGGTGGAGGAGATCCGCGACTCCATCGGCGCCGACTCGCTCGGCTACATCTCCCTGGACGAGCTGATCTCCGCCTCGCACATCGCCAAGGACAACCTGTGCCGGGCCTGCTTCGACGGCCAGTACCCCATCCCGGTGGAGCAGGACGCCCGCGGCAAGCACCTGCTGGAGGCCACCCGATGA
- the purM gene encoding phosphoribosylformylglycinamidine cyclo-ligase, whose protein sequence is MTDRPTTSYEAAGVDIAAGERAVELMKSRVARSRRPEVVDDVSGFAGLFDASALLRYKRPLLATSTDGVGTKVDLARRLGVYDTIGHDLVGMVIDDLAVCGAEPLFMTDYIACGKVVPERVADIVGGIADACALAGCALVGGETAEHPGLLEADEFDVAGAGTGVVEADRILGPERVRAGDVVIAMASSGIHSNGYSLVRHILATTGLTLETRTDELDRPLGEELLTPTRIYAKDCLALADTGGVRAFAHITGGGLAANLARSLPPGVDAVLDRSSWEVPAVFRLLQAHGDVPQSEMDKTFNLGVGMAAIVAPDRADEALRLLASRGVPSWTLGEITEGTGDATLR, encoded by the coding sequence ATGACGGACCGCCCGACGACCTCCTACGAGGCCGCAGGCGTCGACATCGCGGCGGGCGAGCGCGCCGTCGAGCTGATGAAGTCCCGGGTGGCCCGCTCGCGGCGGCCCGAGGTCGTCGACGACGTCAGCGGGTTCGCGGGGCTCTTCGACGCCTCGGCGCTGCTGCGCTACAAGAGGCCCCTGCTCGCGACGTCCACGGACGGCGTCGGCACCAAGGTCGATCTGGCGCGGCGCCTCGGCGTCTACGACACGATCGGGCACGACCTGGTCGGCATGGTCATCGACGACCTCGCGGTGTGCGGGGCAGAGCCGCTGTTCATGACCGACTACATCGCCTGCGGCAAGGTCGTCCCGGAGCGCGTCGCCGACATCGTCGGCGGGATCGCGGACGCGTGCGCTCTGGCCGGCTGCGCCCTCGTGGGCGGTGAGACGGCCGAGCACCCCGGCCTGCTGGAGGCCGACGAGTTCGACGTGGCCGGCGCCGGGACGGGCGTCGTCGAGGCCGACCGGATCCTCGGGCCGGAACGCGTGAGGGCGGGCGACGTCGTGATCGCCATGGCCTCGTCCGGCATCCACTCGAACGGGTACTCGCTCGTCCGGCACATCCTGGCGACGACCGGCCTGACGCTGGAGACCCGGACGGACGAGCTCGACCGCCCCCTGGGCGAGGAGCTCCTCACGCCGACGCGCATCTACGCCAAGGACTGCCTGGCCCTGGCCGACACCGGCGGGGTCCGGGCGTTCGCGCACATCACGGGCGGCGGCCTGGCGGCGAACCTGGCCCGGTCGCTCCCTCCGGGCGTGGACGCCGTGCTGGACCGCTCGTCCTGGGAGGTCCCGGCCGTGTTCCGGTTGCTCCAGGCGCACGGCGACGTGCCGCAGTCCGAGATGGACAAGACGTTCAACCTCGGAGTCGGCATGGCCGCGATCGTCGCCCCGGACCGCGCCGACGAGGCGCTCCGCCTGCTGGCCTCCCGCGGCGTCCCGTCCTGGACCCTCGGTGAGATCACCGAAGGAACCGGCGACGCGACCCTGCGCTGA
- a CDS encoding DUF3073 domain-containing protein, whose amino-acid sequence MGRGRAKAKQVKVARQLKYSTGNTDLDRLKDELGVSDSGEDSYDELAEKYADYADDYGTEPRKDGTSG is encoded by the coding sequence ATGGGTCGCGGCCGAGCCAAGGCCAAGCAGGTGAAGGTTGCCCGGCAGCTCAAATACAGCACCGGCAACACGGACCTCGACCGCCTTAAGGATGAACTAGGAGTCAGCGACTCCGGCGAAGACTCCTATGACGAGCTCGCCGAGAAGTACGCCGACTACGCCGACGACTACGGCACGGAGCCCCGCAAGGACGGCACCTCCGGTTGA
- a CDS encoding Leu/Phe/Val dehydrogenase, whose amino-acid sequence MPNVFGAPHKGTEPRHEQVVFCQDEASGLRAIIAIYSTALGPSLGGTRFYPYGSEEEALADVLNLSRGMAYKNALAGLDLGGGKAVIIGDPATDKSEAMLRAYGRFVQSLNGRYYTACDVGTYSEDMDVVARECRFVTGRTVAHGGAGDSSILTAFGVFQGMRAAAETVWGQPTLRGRRVGVEGVGKVGHRLVEHLREDGADVVICDVDEAAVDRVRALHPEVEVVADADAMVTTELDVYAPCALGGSLNDDTVPVLAAKVVCGAANNQLAHPGVEKRLADRGVLYAPDYVVNSGGVIQVADEIEGFNFDRAKARAAGIYDTTRKIFALASDEGVPPAVAADRLAERRMSEVGRLRGILL is encoded by the coding sequence GTGCCTAATGTCTTCGGGGCGCCCCACAAGGGCACCGAACCCCGACACGAGCAGGTCGTCTTCTGCCAGGACGAGGCCAGCGGCCTGCGCGCGATCATCGCCATCTACTCGACCGCGCTCGGCCCGTCCCTGGGAGGCACCCGCTTCTACCCGTACGGCTCCGAGGAGGAGGCCCTCGCGGACGTGCTGAACCTGTCCCGGGGCATGGCGTACAAGAACGCCCTCGCCGGGCTCGACCTCGGCGGCGGCAAGGCCGTCATCATCGGCGACCCCGCCACGGACAAGTCCGAGGCGATGCTGCGGGCCTACGGGCGGTTCGTCCAGTCGCTGAACGGCCGCTACTACACGGCGTGCGACGTGGGCACCTACAGCGAGGACATGGACGTCGTGGCGCGCGAGTGCCGCTTCGTCACCGGGCGGACGGTCGCGCACGGCGGCGCCGGCGACTCGTCGATCCTCACGGCGTTCGGCGTGTTCCAGGGGATGCGGGCCGCGGCCGAGACGGTGTGGGGCCAGCCCACGCTGCGCGGCAGGCGGGTCGGGGTGGAGGGCGTCGGGAAGGTCGGCCACCGCCTCGTGGAGCACCTGCGCGAGGACGGCGCGGACGTCGTGATCTGCGACGTGGACGAGGCCGCCGTCGACCGCGTCCGGGCGCTGCACCCCGAGGTGGAGGTCGTCGCCGACGCCGACGCCATGGTCACCACGGAGCTCGACGTGTACGCGCCGTGCGCCCTGGGCGGCTCCCTCAACGACGACACCGTGCCCGTGCTGGCAGCCAAGGTCGTCTGCGGCGCCGCCAACAACCAGCTCGCCCACCCGGGCGTGGAGAAGCGCCTCGCCGACCGCGGCGTCCTGTACGCGCCCGACTACGTGGTGAACTCCGGCGGTGTGATCCAGGTCGCGGACGAGATCGAGGGCTTCAACTTCGACCGCGCCAAGGCCCGCGCCGCGGGCATCTACGACACCACTCGCAAGATCTTCGCGCTGGCCTCCGACGAGGGCGTCCCGCCGGCGGTGGCCGCCGACCGCCTCGCGGAGCGCCGGATGTCGGAGGTCGGCAGGCTGCGCGGCATCCTTCTCTGA
- the bldC gene encoding developmental transcriptional regulator BldC, whose protein sequence is MSARTPEAEPLLTPAEVATMFRVDPKTVTRWAKAGKLTSIRTLGGHRRYREAEVRALLAGIPQQRSE, encoded by the coding sequence ATGTCAGCACGTACGCCAGAGGCCGAGCCCCTGCTGACGCCGGCGGAGGTGGCGACGATGTTCCGCGTCGACCCCAAGACCGTCACGCGCTGGGCGAAGGCGGGAAAGCTCACGTCGATCCGCACGCTCGGCGGGCATCGCCGGTACCGCGAGGCGGAGGTGCGGGCGCTGCTCGCGGGAATCCCGCAGCAGCGCTCGGAGTAG
- a CDS encoding TetR family transcriptional regulator produces the protein MGDRAVAGAKARTRPSGGRGRRRLSVDERRDELIEAALQLFSTRSPEDVSIDDVAAKAGASRALVYHYFGGKNELYIAALGSAARHLSVLLEPPTEGKPLERLRISLKRYFDFVERHAAGYTALLRGGPADRSGEAGEIVDGIRRLLLDRILHSLDVDVPPPILRITLRCWMATVETAGLDWLENRDVARPDLERLLVDQLVVIMQVSGRHDPGTGALFDRLAHEEMNP, from the coding sequence GTGGGAGATCGTGCGGTGGCCGGCGCGAAGGCGCGGACCCGGCCGAGCGGCGGGCGCGGCCGTCGCCGACTCAGCGTGGACGAACGGCGGGACGAACTGATCGAGGCGGCGCTGCAGCTGTTCAGCACGCGCTCACCCGAGGACGTCTCGATCGACGACGTCGCGGCGAAGGCGGGGGCCTCACGCGCGCTGGTCTACCACTACTTCGGCGGCAAGAACGAGCTGTACATCGCGGCCCTGGGCAGCGCCGCGAGGCACCTGTCGGTGCTGCTGGAACCGCCCACGGAGGGCAAGCCGCTCGAACGGCTGCGGATCTCCCTGAAGCGCTACTTCGACTTCGTGGAGCGCCACGCCGCCGGTTACACGGCGCTGCTGCGCGGCGGGCCCGCCGACCGCTCGGGCGAGGCAGGCGAGATCGTGGACGGGATCCGCCGGCTGCTGCTGGACCGGATCCTGCACTCGCTGGACGTCGACGTTCCGCCGCCGATCCTGCGCATCACGCTGCGCTGCTGGATGGCGACCGTGGAGACCGCCGGCCTGGACTGGCTGGAGAACCGCGACGTGGCCCGCCCCGACCTGGAGCGCCTGCTGGTCGACCAGCTCGTGGTGATCATGCAGGTCTCCGGCAGGCACGACCCCGGTACGGGCGCCCTGTTCGACCGCCTGGCCCATGAAGAGATGAACCCTTAG
- a CDS encoding LacI family DNA-binding transcriptional regulator, with the protein MSADEASPPHDMLGEGAVPRPRDEPSPAPRDEGKTMPAPKPTIRNVAERAGVSKSLVSLVMRGSPHVSERRRQAVLQAARELGYRPNAVARSLVEGRTRLIGAIVADLHNPFFAEFLDGLQESLHGAGLRMLVGSGRWDPMFEAEAVEAFLEMRVDGLVLLSVVPESLKEAAASVPVVVVGERDVVGVDIVVDDDELGASLAVDHLVEHGHRRIAHIEGARSTTARYRRAGYEKAMRRHDLAGEIVVEPGDFTEDGGYRAALSLLRRDPRPTAIFAPNDLVATGALSAADELGMRVPADLSIVGYDNTHLAAIRHISLTSVDQPRRDMGRVAAEMLTARIGDPPRAARQKLVVPHLVVRSTTGPAPAQ; encoded by the coding sequence ATGTCAGCTGATGAAGCAAGTCCCCCGCACGACATGCTGGGAGAGGGCGCGGTGCCCCGGCCGCGCGACGAGCCCTCTCCCGCACCGCGCGACGAGGGCAAGACGATGCCCGCGCCGAAACCGACGATCCGGAATGTCGCCGAACGCGCCGGTGTCTCCAAGTCGCTCGTCTCGCTGGTCATGCGAGGGTCACCGCACGTGAGCGAACGCCGGAGGCAGGCCGTCCTCCAGGCCGCCCGGGAGCTCGGCTACCGCCCGAACGCCGTGGCGCGGAGCCTGGTCGAGGGGCGCACCCGGCTGATCGGCGCCATCGTCGCCGACCTGCACAACCCGTTCTTCGCCGAGTTCCTCGACGGCCTCCAGGAGAGCCTGCACGGCGCGGGGCTGCGGATGCTGGTCGGCAGCGGCCGCTGGGACCCGATGTTCGAGGCCGAGGCGGTCGAGGCGTTCCTGGAGATGCGGGTGGACGGCCTGGTGCTGCTCAGCGTCGTGCCCGAGTCGCTCAAGGAGGCCGCCGCGAGCGTCCCCGTGGTGGTCGTCGGCGAGCGCGACGTGGTCGGCGTCGACATCGTGGTGGACGACGACGAGCTCGGCGCGAGCCTCGCCGTCGACCATCTCGTCGAGCACGGCCACCGCCGGATCGCGCACATCGAGGGCGCGCGCTCCACCACCGCGCGCTACCGCCGCGCCGGCTACGAGAAGGCGATGCGGCGGCACGACCTGGCCGGCGAGATCGTCGTCGAGCCCGGCGACTTCACCGAGGACGGCGGCTACCGGGCCGCGCTCTCCCTGCTGCGCCGCGACCCCCGGCCGACGGCGATCTTCGCTCCCAACGACCTGGTCGCCACCGGGGCGCTGTCGGCCGCCGACGAGCTCGGCATGCGGGTCCCGGCGGACCTGTCGATCGTCGGATACGACAACACCCACCTCGCGGCGATCCGGCACATCTCGCTGACCAGCGTCGACCAGCCGCGCCGCGACATGGGCCGGGTGGCGGCCGAGATGCTCACCGCGCGCATCGGCGACCCGCCCCGCGCCGCGCGGCAGAAGCTGGTCGTCCCGCACCTGGTGGTCCGCTCGACGACGGGGCCCGCTCCCGCCCAGTGA
- a CDS encoding N-acetylmuramoyl-L-alanine amidase, whose translation MRIHRGGPAVAGIALCLGALVACNGSSGGSGGETAGPPTAGAASPGARGGKSPASAKGDAESLDGKVIVIDPGHNGGNADHPSEINRQVKIGNGSKACDTTGTETKAGYAEHAFTWDVSKRLAAILRSRGAKVSLTRKDDKGVGPCVTDRAALGNRLKADAALSIHADGAAASGHGFHIIEPVSIGRNAEMVSDSAKLGEALRNAYREGTGIPYSTYLGKKAIDRRDDLGGLNMSTVPKVFIECGNMQNQGDADKLSSASFRQRIAESLAEGFQTYLR comes from the coding sequence GTGCGAATTCATCGAGGCGGCCCCGCGGTCGCCGGTATCGCGCTGTGCCTGGGCGCGCTGGTCGCGTGCAACGGTTCCTCCGGGGGGTCCGGCGGTGAGACGGCCGGGCCGCCGACGGCCGGGGCGGCGTCGCCCGGCGCGAGGGGCGGCAAGTCGCCCGCGTCCGCCAAGGGGGACGCGGAATCGCTGGACGGCAAGGTGATCGTGATCGATCCCGGGCACAACGGCGGCAACGCCGACCACCCGTCGGAGATCAACCGGCAGGTGAAGATCGGCAACGGCAGCAAGGCGTGTGACACGACCGGGACCGAGACCAAGGCCGGCTACGCCGAGCACGCCTTCACCTGGGACGTGTCGAAGCGGCTCGCCGCCATCCTGAGGTCCCGGGGTGCGAAGGTCTCCCTGACCCGCAAGGACGACAAGGGCGTCGGCCCCTGCGTCACCGACCGGGCCGCGCTCGGAAACCGGCTCAAGGCCGACGCCGCGCTGTCCATCCACGCCGACGGGGCGGCCGCGTCCGGCCACGGCTTCCACATCATCGAGCCGGTCTCCATAGGACGGAACGCCGAAATGGTGTCCGACTCGGCCAAGCTCGGCGAGGCGCTGAGGAACGCCTACCGCGAAGGCACCGGCATCCCGTACTCCACCTACCTCGGCAAGAAGGCCATCGACCGGCGCGACGACCTCGGCGGGCTCAACATGTCGACCGTGCCGAAGGTGTTCATCGAGTGCGGCAACATGCAGAACCAGGGCGACGCGGACAAGCTGTCCAGCGCGTCCTTCCGGCAGCGCATCGCCGAGTCCCTGGCCGAAGGCTTCCAGACCTACCTGCGCTGA
- a CDS encoding DUF7059 domain-containing protein, whose product MPDLRHVRELLLGAGYTVAGVRETLGPVAGGALARDEIVPALRATAGGSPVEVLTRLFWLQVPVPEDAVAAGELVAAGLAEASGGQVRPLLRVEPLEAVDGDGHAGYAVSDLKVRPGDGRVPADDHVVGTGGASGNLARLVVHRPVDNVLDLGTGCGVQAVHVAGRSPGARITATDVNPRALELAGMSFALSGVEGAELLRGSLLEPVEGRRFDLIVSNPPFVVAPPGDRRFTYRESGMAGDDFCRRLVGSASRYLNDGGYCQLLANWLHVDGVPWEERVGAWVDGCDAWIVQRDVQDPAEYAELWLRDSCEAGTPEYRARYEAWLDEFERRDVTGIGFGWITLRRGETPAVRIEELRHAVEQPVGAYAHEVLDGLAKAEEFSTACGRPLAAAPGLVQEQIGPPGAEDPERIVLRQADRLRRAAGVGTVEAALAGVCDGTLPLDPLLDAIAQLTGMDPGEVRAHAAAVLPELIADGFFV is encoded by the coding sequence ATGCCTGATCTTCGTCATGTGCGCGAACTGCTGCTCGGGGCCGGTTACACCGTCGCGGGGGTGCGCGAGACGCTCGGCCCGGTCGCGGGCGGGGCGCTGGCGCGGGACGAGATCGTGCCCGCGCTGCGCGCGACGGCCGGCGGCTCGCCGGTCGAGGTGCTGACCCGGTTGTTCTGGCTCCAGGTGCCCGTCCCCGAGGACGCGGTCGCCGCGGGCGAGCTGGTGGCGGCGGGGCTCGCGGAGGCGTCGGGCGGGCAGGTGCGGCCGCTGCTGCGCGTCGAGCCGCTGGAGGCGGTGGACGGCGACGGGCACGCGGGCTACGCCGTGTCCGATCTGAAGGTGCGGCCGGGGGACGGGCGCGTCCCGGCGGACGATCACGTGGTGGGGACCGGGGGCGCGTCCGGGAATCTCGCCCGGCTGGTTGTCCACAGGCCTGTGGACAACGTGCTCGATCTGGGCACGGGCTGCGGCGTCCAGGCGGTGCACGTGGCGGGGCGGTCGCCGGGCGCGCGCATCACCGCTACGGACGTGAACCCGCGGGCGCTGGAGCTGGCCGGAATGAGCTTCGCGCTGTCCGGCGTGGAGGGGGCGGAACTGCTGCGGGGGTCGCTGCTGGAGCCGGTCGAGGGCCGCCGGTTCGACCTGATCGTGTCGAATCCGCCGTTCGTCGTCGCGCCGCCCGGCGACCGGAGGTTCACCTACCGCGAGTCGGGGATGGCGGGCGACGACTTCTGTCGCCGGCTTGTCGGGAGCGCCTCCCGGTACCTGAACGACGGCGGATATTGCCAGCTCCTGGCCAACTGGCTGCATGTCGACGGGGTTCCCTGGGAGGAGCGTGTCGGCGCGTGGGTGGACGGCTGCGACGCGTGGATCGTCCAGCGCGACGTTCAGGATCCGGCGGAGTACGCCGAGTTGTGGCTGCGCGATTCGTGCGAGGCGGGCACGCCCGAATACCGCGCCCGGTACGAGGCGTGGCTCGACGAGTTCGAGCGCCGGGACGTCACCGGGATCGGCTTCGGCTGGATCACGTTGCGGCGCGGCGAGACTCCGGCCGTCCGGATCGAGGAGCTGCGGCACGCCGTCGAGCAGCCCGTCGGCGCGTACGCGCACGAGGTGCTGGACGGTCTCGCGAAGGCCGAAGAGTTCTCCACAGCCTGTGGACGACCGCTCGCGGCGGCGCCCGGTCTCGTCCAGGAACAGATCGGCCCGCCGGGCGCCGAGGACCCGGAGCGGATCGTCCTGAGGCAGGCGGACCGGCTCCGCCGAGCCGCCGGCGTCGGGACGGTCGAGGCGGCCCTCGCGGGGGTCTGCGACGGCACCCTTCCCCTCGATCCGCTCCTGGACGCCATCGCCCAGCTCACGGGCATGGACCCCGGCGAGGTCCGCGCGCACGCCGCTGCCGTCCTGCCGGAACTGATCGCCGACGGCTTCTTCGTCTGA
- a CDS encoding quinone-dependent dihydroorotate dehydrogenase: MYRLLFSLVIARVPAESVHHLTLRALHAIQAVPGAVPLLRRLFAPRDPALAVRAFGLDFPSPLGLAAGFDKDAVAYAALGAFGFGHVEIGTVTGHPQPGNPRPRLFRLVPDRAVVNRMGFNNAGSEAAARRLARRAPGTIVGANIGKTKVVPEASAAADYVASTERLAPHADYLVVNVSSPNTPGLRNLQAVEHLRPLLTAVREAADRSSARRVPLLVKIAPDLADDDVDAVADLALELGLDGIIATNTTIARDALLSPPALAKETGGLSGAPLRERSLEVLRRLRSRTGGRLALVSVGGVETADDVWDRVRAGATLVQGYTGMIYGGPLWAHRVNRDLSRRLRGSAFRTLDEARG, encoded by the coding sequence ATGTATCGACTCCTTTTCTCACTGGTCATCGCCCGCGTTCCGGCGGAGAGCGTCCACCATCTGACCCTGCGCGCGCTGCACGCGATCCAGGCGGTGCCGGGCGCGGTGCCGCTGCTGCGCCGGCTGTTCGCGCCGCGCGACCCGGCGCTGGCCGTCCGCGCGTTCGGGCTGGACTTCCCGAGCCCGCTGGGTCTCGCCGCCGGGTTCGACAAGGACGCCGTCGCCTACGCGGCGCTCGGCGCGTTCGGTTTCGGCCATGTCGAGATCGGGACGGTGACCGGGCACCCGCAGCCCGGCAACCCGCGCCCGCGGCTGTTCCGGCTCGTCCCGGACCGGGCGGTCGTCAACCGGATGGGCTTCAACAACGCGGGCTCCGAGGCCGCCGCGCGGCGGCTCGCCCGCCGGGCGCCGGGGACGATCGTCGGCGCCAACATCGGCAAGACCAAGGTCGTCCCGGAGGCGTCGGCCGCCGCCGACTACGTCGCGAGCACCGAGCGGCTCGCCCCGCACGCCGACTACCTCGTCGTCAACGTCAGCTCCCCCAACACCCCCGGGCTGCGGAACCTCCAGGCCGTCGAGCACCTGCGGCCGCTGCTGACGGCCGTGCGCGAGGCCGCCGACCGCTCGTCCGCCCGCCGCGTCCCGCTGCTGGTGAAGATCGCGCCGGACCTCGCGGACGACGACGTCGACGCCGTCGCCGACCTCGCCCTCGAACTCGGACTCGACGGCATCATCGCCACCAACACCACCATCGCCCGGGACGCCCTGCTCAGCCCGCCCGCGCTGGCCAAGGAGACCGGCGGGCTGTCGGGCGCGCCGCTGCGGGAGCGGTCCCTGGAGGTCCTGCGCCGGCTGCGGTCCCGCACGGGCGGGCGGCTCGCGCTGGTCTCCGTCGGCGGGGTCGAGACGGCCGACGACGTGTGGGACCGCGTCCGGGCGGGCGCGACCCTCGTCCAGGGCTACACCGGCATGATCTACGGCGGCCCGCTCTGGGCGCACCGCGTCAACCGCGACCTGTCGCGCCGTCTGCGCGGCAGCGCCTTCCGCACCCTGGACGAAGCCCGCGGCTGA